In Thermodesulfobium sp. 4217-1, one genomic interval encodes:
- the dnaX gene encoding DNA polymerase III subunit gamma/tau gives MEVLYRKYRPVTFDDMIGQDVPKTVLENASKLSDPPHAYLFAGMRGTGKTTAARIFAKALNCTSEGKKPCLNCESCKSFAEGSLDYVEMDAATHSSVDDARSLREMALISPMASKYRIFVIDEVHRLSASAFDALLKIIEEPPPFSIFIFATTEPHKVPKTILSRVLRLDFSPVNPEILATYLDNIAKREGYKLERGLFLSIARRAEGSVRDSLSFLQQIFMLFEGKSLSTKDIYSVLGLPDEEVISNMMKFLYEGDLSRLINLMDFLRTSSLSPFAIIDSWIYFVLSRIALDQRPFAFIDRLIEVKNDLKYDPNPFMRFEMEVYAVFSILNANKEIVVEKTPEIKDNPKKIHSEKKLTKTVETKAEPTVNKEPIVTEEPVDNKESTTAEKAAVTEESEVNKNNVKKADLSIEKINDAYSKVLDELKNNNQTMVHAKYIAAKPIRFEDNKVVFGFSKKESKWHKEQFDSNVKDREMVRSMLSKELGVDVQLLSEFIEKETKKEPKATSSGITFPDLLQHFNAKEIKID, from the coding sequence ATGGAAGTATTGTATAGAAAATACAGACCAGTTACCTTTGACGATATGATAGGTCAGGACGTCCCAAAAACGGTCCTTGAGAATGCCTCTAAACTAAGCGATCCTCCTCATGCATACCTTTTTGCTGGCATGAGAGGTACGGGAAAAACCACAGCAGCAAGAATATTTGCAAAGGCTCTTAACTGTACTTCAGAGGGCAAAAAACCCTGTCTTAATTGTGAATCGTGCAAGAGCTTTGCCGAAGGATCTCTTGATTACGTCGAGATGGACGCTGCAACTCATAGCAGTGTAGATGATGCAAGGTCATTAAGAGAGATGGCTTTAATCTCGCCTATGGCATCAAAATACAGAATATTTGTAATAGATGAGGTTCATCGTTTGAGTGCCTCTGCTTTTGATGCTCTTCTAAAGATAATTGAGGAACCGCCTCCATTTTCAATATTTATATTTGCCACAACTGAGCCGCATAAGGTTCCGAAAACTATTCTTTCCAGGGTGCTTAGGTTGGATTTTTCTCCTGTGAACCCTGAGATCCTTGCAACATATCTTGACAATATAGCCAAGCGTGAAGGATATAAATTGGAAAGAGGCTTATTTTTGTCTATTGCAAGGAGGGCAGAGGGCTCTGTAAGGGATTCTCTCTCCTTTTTACAGCAGATTTTTATGTTATTTGAAGGAAAAAGTTTATCAACTAAAGATATATACTCTGTTTTGGGGCTGCCAGATGAAGAGGTTATTTCAAATATGATGAAATTTCTCTATGAAGGCGACCTTTCAAGGCTGATTAATCTTATGGATTTTCTAAGGACCTCTTCTTTAAGCCCATTTGCTATTATTGATTCATGGATATATTTTGTATTATCAAGAATCGCACTAGATCAGAGACCCTTTGCCTTTATCGATAGGCTTATCGAGGTTAAAAATGATCTAAAATATGATCCTAACCCATTTATGAGATTTGAAATGGAAGTTTATGCTGTTTTTTCTATTTTAAATGCAAATAAAGAAATTGTTGTTGAAAAAACTCCTGAAATAAAAGACAATCCGAAAAAAATACATAGTGAAAAAAAGCTTACTAAGACTGTAGAGACTAAAGCCGAACCTACGGTTAACAAAGAACCTATTGTTACAGAAGAACCTGTTGATAATAAAGAATCTACTACTGCTGAAAAGGCTGCGGTTACCGAAGAATCTGAAGTTAATAAGAATAACGTGAAAAAAGCTGATTTAAGTATCGAAAAAATTAATGATGCATATTCCAAAGTTCTTGATGAGCTAAAAAATAACAATCAAACAATGGTGCACGCAAAATATATTGCTGCTAAGCCTATCAGATTTGAGGACAATAAAGTTGTTTTTGGCTTTTCAAAGAAGGAATCAAAATGGCACAAGGAGCAATTTGATTCTAATGTCAAAGATAGAGAAATGGTAAGGAGCATGCTTTCTAAGGAATTGGGAGTTGATGTTCAACTTTTAAGCGAATTTATAGAAAAAGAAACAAAAAAGGAGCCGAAAGCAACTTCATCTGGGATAACGTTCCCTGATCTTTTACAACATTTTAATGCAAAAGAAATAAAGATCGACTAA
- a CDS encoding YbaB/EbfC family nucleoid-associated protein — protein MMPGMKKAQQMLEKFQTELAALEVESKSGGDLVKVVATGDQKIKSITLDPALKEEDMETIADLVMVAVNNALDEVKTVGMKKMQGMGLPGLF, from the coding sequence ATGATGCCAGGAATGAAAAAAGCTCAACAGATGTTAGAAAAGTTTCAAACAGAACTTGCTGCTTTAGAAGTTGAGTCAAAATCCGGTGGAGATCTCGTTAAAGTAGTTGCTACAGGCGATCAAAAGATAAAGTCTATAACCCTTGATCCCGCTCTTAAGGAAGAGGATATGGAAACAATAGCCGATCTTGTAATGGTGGCCGTAAACAATGCTCTTGATGAAGTGAAGACTGTTGGAATGAAAAAGATGCAAGGAATGGGGCTTCCCGGATTGTTTTAA
- a CDS encoding glycosyltransferase family 4 protein, which produces MRIAMISPIAWRTPPRHYGPWEQIASLITEGLVKEGLEVTLFATADSITSAELISVAPMGYEEDKNADPKVMEYLHISNIFELADRFDIIHNQFDFMPLCFSRLIKTPMITTIHGFSSPKILPIYKKYNKHVRYVSISDSDRNPDLDYIATVYHGIDIKKFPFNPNPKDYLLFFGRMHPDKGAHDAIKIAKATGMKLYLAGPIQDRVYFEDMVEPYLCEKIKYLGSVGPDKRGELLSNAIALLHPIYFDEPFGLSVVESLACGTPVLAYNRGSMSEIVAKSVGILVNSFEEAVEKLPSIYNVKRIDCRKYVEERFTSQRMVSDYIKVYKMILNNL; this is translated from the coding sequence ATGAGGATTGCTATGATTTCACCCATAGCATGGAGGACACCTCCAAGACACTATGGTCCCTGGGAGCAAATCGCTTCACTGATAACTGAAGGTCTTGTAAAGGAAGGTTTGGAAGTAACACTATTTGCTACAGCAGACTCTATTACATCTGCTGAGTTGATTTCAGTTGCGCCAATGGGTTACGAGGAAGATAAAAACGCCGACCCTAAGGTTATGGAATATTTACATATTTCGAATATTTTTGAATTGGCAGATAGGTTTGATATAATTCACAATCAATTTGACTTTATGCCTCTTTGTTTCTCAAGGCTTATAAAAACTCCAATGATAACTACAATACATGGATTTTCTTCTCCCAAAATATTGCCAATATATAAAAAATATAATAAACACGTAAGGTATGTATCTATTTCAGATTCTGATAGGAACCCTGATCTTGATTATATTGCCACCGTATATCACGGAATAGATATTAAAAAATTCCCATTTAACCCTAATCCAAAAGATTATCTTCTCTTTTTTGGCAGAATGCACCCCGATAAGGGTGCTCACGATGCAATCAAGATAGCAAAGGCAACTGGTATGAAACTCTACTTAGCAGGCCCAATACAGGATAGGGTTTACTTTGAAGATATGGTAGAGCCTTACTTGTGTGAAAAAATAAAATATTTGGGCAGCGTAGGCCCAGATAAAAGAGGAGAATTGCTATCTAATGCAATTGCCTTGCTTCATCCAATATATTTTGATGAGCCATTTGGCTTAAGCGTAGTAGAGTCTCTTGCATGCGGAACACCTGTTTTGGCTTACAACAGAGGAAGTATGAGTGAAATAGTCGCAAAATCAGTTGGCATACTGGTTAACTCCTTTGAAGAAGCAGTTGAAAAATTGCCCTCGATATACAACGTTAAGAGGATTGATTGCAGAAAGTATGTCGAAGAAAGGTTTACATCCCAAAGGATGGTATCTGATTATATAAAAGTTTATAAAATGATACTGAATAATTTATAA
- the recR gene encoding recombination mediator RecR: MKYPKSLSDLSHELSLLPGIGPRLALRLSFFISQRDNKENLALIDALHNLKHIKRCSQCNALTERDPCDICSDPSRDDEILCIVSDVRDLWKIESSKSYNGRYFVLNSLIIPLEGIDPERAGMTSLFSLIVEKRPKEVIIAFDFSLEGQTTALYIQESLSSRQEQLGYLPQLTRLAVGLSMGDNIDNTDEFTIGQAILHRQKI, encoded by the coding sequence ATGAAATACCCCAAATCTTTAAGCGATTTGTCTCATGAGCTTTCCCTTCTTCCCGGAATTGGGCCAAGACTCGCTTTAAGGTTGTCTTTTTTTATTTCACAAAGGGATAATAAAGAGAATCTTGCACTTATTGATGCTTTGCACAATCTAAAGCATATAAAAAGATGCTCTCAGTGCAATGCCCTTACTGAGCGCGATCCTTGTGATATATGTTCGGATCCCTCAAGAGACGATGAAATTTTGTGTATTGTATCAGATGTTAGAGACCTTTGGAAGATTGAGTCATCCAAGTCCTATAACGGTAGATATTTTGTCCTAAACAGTTTGATTATACCTTTAGAGGGCATAGACCCTGAGAGGGCTGGCATGACCAGTCTTTTCAGCTTAATAGTGGAAAAAAGACCTAAAGAAGTTATTATAGCTTTTGATTTCAGCCTTGAGGGGCAAACTACAGCACTCTATATTCAGGAGAGTCTCTCTAGTCGGCAAGAGCAGTTAGGTTACTTGCCCCAATTAACGCGCCTTGCAGTAGGTCTCTCTATGGGTGACAACATAGATAATACAGATGAGTTCACTATTGGGCAGGCAATATTACATAGGCAAAAGATATAA
- a CDS encoding selenium metabolism-associated LysR family transcriptional regulator — protein MYLRQFKVFLVAAERESFTQAAKELYLTQPAVSFQIQALEDFFGAKLFKRTGRKVELTDAGDTLLPYAKKIIDAMDESKKAIEQVGAAKTGKLVVGASTTIGIYILPPLIAIYRSKYPQTIISIRVENTEGIEEALLRKDIDFGLIEGFVKSSYVKREKFRDDELVLIVPAHHPWSDVIELSDLMIEPLILREEGSGTRMVLEGALMEKSLSVSDLNINMVLGNTEAIKHAVAAGLGVSFVSKCTIGKELALGLLRIVKVRGFNFMRELFIIRRENEDLSPYAERILRFLNKPTPIDKTFPSVEK, from the coding sequence TTGTATTTAAGACAATTCAAGGTCTTTTTGGTGGCAGCTGAGAGAGAGAGCTTCACTCAGGCTGCAAAAGAACTTTACTTGACACAACCGGCGGTTTCTTTTCAGATTCAAGCGCTCGAAGATTTTTTTGGAGCTAAGTTATTTAAGAGGACAGGGAGAAAGGTAGAGCTCACTGATGCTGGGGATACCCTTCTGCCCTATGCAAAAAAGATAATTGATGCTATGGATGAATCGAAAAAAGCTATAGAGCAAGTTGGTGCAGCAAAAACTGGCAAATTAGTTGTAGGAGCCAGCACGACAATAGGCATATATATCTTGCCCCCTCTTATAGCAATATACCGATCTAAATATCCTCAAACTATAATTTCTATTAGGGTTGAAAATACTGAGGGTATAGAAGAAGCCCTATTAAGAAAAGATATAGATTTTGGCTTAATAGAAGGATTTGTCAAAAGCTCCTACGTTAAGAGGGAAAAATTTAGAGATGATGAGCTTGTTTTAATCGTTCCTGCTCATCACCCTTGGTCTGACGTTATCGAATTATCAGATCTTATGATAGAGCCTCTTATTTTGAGAGAAGAGGGGTCGGGGACCAGGATGGTTTTGGAGGGTGCACTGATGGAAAAAAGTCTTTCAGTTTCCGATCTGAATATAAATATGGTACTGGGTAACACAGAAGCTATAAAGCATGCAGTTGCTGCTGGGCTTGGGGTTTCTTTTGTTTCAAAGTGTACTATTGGCAAAGAACTTGCGCTGGGTCTTTTAAGGATTGTAAAGGTCAGGGGTTTTAACTTTATGCGAGAACTTTTCATTATAAGAAGAGAGAATGAGGACCTGTCTCCGTATGCTGAAAGAATTTTAAGATTTTTAAATAAACCTACGCCTATTGATAAGACCTTTCCCTCTGTAGAAAAATAG